The Salvelinus namaycush isolate Seneca chromosome 16, SaNama_1.0, whole genome shotgun sequence genome has a segment encoding these proteins:
- the rab5if gene encoding uncharacterized protein RAB5IF has product MTNGSKRKEEVHLANGGVKQSTWSKVLNSTAVWEEKDEFLDVIYWIRQIIALILGVIWGVAPLKGFLGIAIFCVINAGVLYVYFSSFQQVDEEEYGGTWELTKEGFMTSFALFLVVWIIFYTALHHD; this is encoded by the exons ATGACGAACGGTTCAAAGAGAAAAGAAGAAGTTCATCTCGCCAATGGGGGTGTAAAGCAGTCCACATGGAGCAAAGTCTTAAATAGTACCGCTGTATGGGAAGAGAAG GATGAGTTTTTAGATGTGATCTACTGGATTCGACAGATTATCGCTCTCATCCTTGGAGTGATATGGGGTGTTGCACCACTAAAAGGCTTCCTAGGAATAGCCAT ATTCTGTGTCATCAACGCAGGGGTCCTGTATGTGTACTTCAGCAGCTTTCAGCAGGTGGACGAGGAGGAATATGGAGGAACGTGGGAACTCACCAAAGAAGGCTTCATGACATCCTTTGCATTATTTCTG GTGGTGTGGATAATATTTTACACAGCGCTTCATCATGACTGA
- the zhx3 gene encoding zinc fingers and homeoboxes protein 3 isoform X2 produces MASKRKSTIPCMIPHKTMHLREELEQDSCLSDPLSLLRQAREQGYPSMGVSGNGQSPRERSPGKSSRPEGGNDVKDGCGTYTCRPCNFETQDLNLFLDHVYSGHPDFRADPSFQCVDCGVSAAKFEGLALHNAQVHPSTVCTTLQLRRRDRRVVVEQSLVTGSETGRDTEITITKTPIMRMMKGKSESKRFVVSHSSPDEPSPDTLPISKSKEMERKETPTVTVTHVPTIVHNGIATKVTLPSAIQIVNGSGALPMLKTAITQVVSVVQNRNVYHQTAPITVSAALSSSTSTSSKNMPKVMIPLSSIPTYSASMDSSSFLKTSFSKFPYPTKAELCYLTVVTKFPEEQINIWFTAQRLKQGISWSPEEIEEARKKMFNTIIQTSPPSTQYQPLSQTHHSPAQHTIRVLPASLGPTGIPHILQGSLVGQGGVIVTQPMMANSIQVNSAPMALAVTPKHQAAARPMMQARPAAALVADKGISMVVESSSIGNNIIISSRNSGGSTSSISSTSNSRNGAGSTSSTSNGGGSTSSNISSSRSGYNSSSFSSHASVINLSFGNNRGNSIYSTGKVINANGKINHAIANLSGKSNSNAISMVKSSSTDSRYNNSSKNNSSTIAKMISESQVTADIKSTMDNKPNSKDTNSSSLSNKKTITTTSGPTATPTAITTSNPTTTSNPTTTSNPTSNPTTTKTEVASSPSTKPSSSSSPAQSGSTDASGTPSSRTLPNTFLDPGFYKSKKTVEQLSALKESFTNNQFPNQEEVDRLISFTGLTVREVRKWFSDRRYHFRNLKGGRSSTGGQGGASATTTPGTPRGNSATPMDLSDTATPNENIKTSQQGLAALSPPPSQTPTSPTTPSRRPPRPPSPDFTAIRYKERDPQQVRALEASFSQDPDPPGEEVDRLRAETKMTRREIHGWFAERRKRVAAEKKKEELERAEQADEMEAGGGEEGGLPRPEVVRWFGDCRYVQKNGQLKWLEAYQTMVLKEDFQRGDTQMLKAHLEAHGSLEEEQVLELAQASGLTEELVRRWFSTQAPILLQGKDRGVAATEETPVAGGITPNPAPMEEGSSEPVEGEEKMEQSVCGEAKDERSVDTKAVNPEKGTD; encoded by the exons ATGGCCAGCAAGAGGAAATCCACCATACCCTGTATGATCCCCCATAAGACCATGCACCTCCGGGAGGAGCTGGAGCAGGACTCATGCCTGTcagaccctctctccctcctccgaCAGGCCCGGGAACAGGGCTACCCCTCTATGGGTGTGAGCGGTAACGGGCAGAGCCCCCGGGAGCGATCCCCAGGCAaatcctccaggcctgagggggGCAATGATGTCAAAGATGGGTGTGGCACCTACACTTGCAGGCCGTGTAACTTTGAGACCCAGGACCTAAACCTGTTCCTGGACCACGTCTACAGTGGCCACCCGGACTTCAGAGCTGACCCCAGCTTCCAGTGCGTGGACTGTGGGGTGTCAGCGGCCAAGTTTGAGGGCTTGGCCCTGCACAATGCCCAGGTTCACCCCAGCACAGTGTGCACCACCCTGCAGctgaggaggagggacaggagggtggtggtggagcAGAGTCTGGTGACAGGGTCAGAGACCGGGAGGGACACAGAGATCACCATCACAAAGACCCCCATCATGAGGATGATGAAGGGGAAGTCAGAGTCCAAGAGGTTTGTGGTGTCCCATTCCTCTCCTGATGAACCCTCCCCAGACACCCTCCCCATCTCTAAGTccaaggagatggagagaaaagagaCCCCCACAGTGACGGTTACCCACGTCCCTACCATAGTGCACAACGGGATAGCCACCAAGGTCACGCTCCCCTCTGCTATCCAGATAGTGAACGGCTCGGGGGCTCTGCCCATGCTCAAGACTGCCATCACACAG GTGGTGTCAGTGGTCCAGAACAGGAACGTCTACCATCAGACAGCTCCCATCACAGTGTCCgctgccctctcctcctccacatccACCTCCTCCAAGAACATGCCCAAG GTGATGATCCCTCTGAGCAGCATCCCAACCTACAGCGCCTCCATGGACTCTTCCTCCTTCCTCAAGACGTCCTTCAGTAAGTTCCCCTATCCCACCAAGGCAGAGCTCTGCTACCTCACCGTGGTCACCAAGTTCCCAGAGGAGCAGATCAACATCTGGTTCACCGCCCAGAGACTCAAGCAGGGCATCAGCTGGTCTccagaggagatagaggaggccAGGAAGAAGATGTTCAACACCATCATACAGACATCTCCCCCTAGCACCCAGTACCAGCCATTGAGCCAGACCCACCACAGTCCAGCCCAGCACACCATCAGGgtcctgcctgcctctctggGGCCTACAGGGATCCCTCACATCCTCCAGGGTTCTCTGGTGGGTCAGGGTGGGGTGATTGTCACCCAGCCCATGATGGCCAACAGCATCCAGGTCAACAGTGCCCCCATGGCCCTGGCGGTCACACCCAAGCACCAAGCTGCAGCCCGCCCTATGATGCAGGCCCGGCCTGCTGCCGCCCTAGTGGCCGATAAGGGGATCAGCATGGTGGTGGAGAGCAGTAGTATTGGAAACAACATCATCATCAGTAGCCGTAATAGTGGAGGGAGTactagtagtatcagtagtactaGTAATAGTAGAAATGGTGCAGGGAGTACTAGTAGTACTAGTAATGGTGGAGGGAGTACtagtagtaacatcagcagtagCCGTAGTGGTTACAATAGCAGTAGTTTCAGCAGCCATGCTAGTGTTATTAACCTTAGCTTTGGCAACAACAGGGGGAACAGCATTTATAGCACTGGAAAAGTCATTAACGCCAATGGTAAAATCAACCATGCTATTGCTAATCTCAGTGGGAAAAGCAACAGCAATGCTATCAGCATGGTTAAAAGCAGCAGCACTGACAGTAggtacaacaacagcagcaaaaACAACAGCAGTACTATTGCTAAAATGATAAGTGAAAGTCAAGTAACCGCTGATATTAAAAGCACCATGGACAACAAACCCAACAGCAAAGATACTAACAGCAGCAGCTTGAGCAACAAGAAAACAATCACCACAACCAGTGGCCCCACAGCCACCCCTACTGCCATCACCACCagtaaccccaccaccaccagtaaccccaccaccaccagtaaTCCTACCagtaaccccaccaccaccaaaaCAGAGGTGGCATCTTCCCCTTCCACCAAAccttcctcctcatcttctccGGCGCAGAGCGGGAGCACAGACGCCAGTGGAACCCCCAGCTCCAGAACGCTCCCCAACACCTTCCTGGACCCCGGCTTCTACAAGAGCAAGAAGACCGTGGAGCAACTGAGCGCCCTCAAAGAGAGCTTCACCAACAACCAGTTCCCCAACCAGGAAGAGGTGGACCGTCTCATCTCCTTCACCGGCCTGACCGTGCGCGAGGTCCGTAAGTGGTTCAGTGACCGCCGCTACCACTTCCGCAACCTCAAGGGGGGGCGTTCGAGCACGGGCGGTCAGGGGGGTGCTAGCGCAACGACCACACCTGGGACGCCCCGTGGTAACAGTGCTACCCCCATGGACCTCTCGGACACTGCCACTCCCAATGAGAATATTAAAACCTCCCAGCAGGGGTTGGCAGCCCTCAGCCCCCCTCCCTCTCAGACACCCACCTCCCCCACCACCCCGTCCAGACGGCCACCCAGACCCCCCTCCCCAGACTTCACAGCCATCCGCTACAAAGAGAGGGACCCTCAGCAG GTGAGGGCGCTGGAGGCCAGCTTCAGCCAGGACCCTGACCCACCTGGAGAGGAGGTGGACCGCCTCCGGGCCGAGACCAAAATGACCCGTAGAGAGATCCACGGCTGGTTCGCTGAACGCAGGAAGAGAGTCGCTGctgagaagaagaaagaggagtTGGAGAGGGCGGAGCAAGCGGATGAGATGGAAgcaggtggaggggaggagggag GGCTGCCCAGGCCTGAGGTAGTGCGTTGGTTCGGGGACTGTCGCTACGTGCAGAAGAACGGCCAGCTTAAGTGGCTGGAGGCCTACCAGACCATGGTCCTGAAGGAGGACTTCCAGAGGGGAGACACTCAGATGCTCAAGGCCCATCTGGAGGCCCACGGGAGTCTGGAGGAAGAACAG GTGTTGGAGCTGGCCCAGGCTAGTGGGCTGACCGAAGAGCTGGTACGACGCTGGTTCTCTACCCAGGCTCCTATACTGCTGCAGGGGAAGGACAGGGGTGTTGCAGCCACAGAGGAGACACCCGTGGCAGGGGGAATAACACCCAACCCAGCACCCATGGAGGAAGGATCGTCAGAGCCGGTTGAAGGTGAGGAGAAGATGGAACAGTCGGTGTGTGGAGAAGCGAAAGATGAGAGGAGCGTGGACACCAAGGCTGTGAATCCTGAAAAAG GAACAGACTGA
- the zhx3 gene encoding zinc fingers and homeoboxes protein 3 isoform X1, with amino-acid sequence MASKRKSTIPCMIPHKTMHLREELEQDSCLSDPLSLLRQAREQGYPSMGVSGNGQSPRERSPGKSSRPEGGNDVKDGCGTYTCRPCNFETQDLNLFLDHVYSGHPDFRADPSFQCVDCGVSAAKFEGLALHNAQVHPSTVCTTLQLRRRDRRVVVEQSLVTGSETGRDTEITITKTPIMRMMKGKSESKRFVVSHSSPDEPSPDTLPISKSKEMERKETPTVTVTHVPTIVHNGIATKVTLPSAIQIVNGSGALPMLKTAITQVVSVVQNRNVYHQTAPITVSAALSSSTSTSSKNMPKVMIPLSSIPTYSASMDSSSFLKTSFSKFPYPTKAELCYLTVVTKFPEEQINIWFTAQRLKQGISWSPEEIEEARKKMFNTIIQTSPPSTQYQPLSQTHHSPAQHTIRVLPASLGPTGIPHILQGSLVGQGGVIVTQPMMANSIQVNSAPMALAVTPKHQAAARPMMQARPAAALVADKGISMVVESSSIGNNIIISSRNSGGSTSSISSTSNSRNGAGSTSSTSNGGGSTSSNISSSRSGYNSSSFSSHASVINLSFGNNRGNSIYSTGKVINANGKINHAIANLSGKSNSNAISMVKSSSTDSRYNNSSKNNSSTIAKMISESQVTADIKSTMDNKPNSKDTNSSSLSNKKTITTTSGPTATPTAITTSNPTTTSNPTTTSNPTSNPTTTKTEVASSPSTKPSSSSSPAQSGSTDASGTPSSRTLPNTFLDPGFYKSKKTVEQLSALKESFTNNQFPNQEEVDRLISFTGLTVREVRKWFSDRRYHFRNLKGGRSSTGGQGGASATTTPGTPRGNSATPMDLSDTATPNENIKTSQQGLAALSPPPSQTPTSPTTPSRRPPRPPSPDFTAIRYKERDPQQVRALEASFSQDPDPPGEEVDRLRAETKMTRREIHGWFAERRKRVAAEKKKEELERAEQADEMEAGGGEEGGKSKDDVGVKKEEDGSGSELKVNPIKINLKMLKVTESDGKLESEGGQADSPTMPTLSPSPDPTSTPTLTPAPSTIPSLTPKPSPSPKPSPSTTPKPAAPSSTPALKPSASPKPSPIRGKKTLEQLHLLKQVFVRTQWPSAAQYDELISSTGLPRPEVVRWFGDCRYVQKNGQLKWLEAYQTMVLKEDFQRGDTQMLKAHLEAHGSLEEEQVLELAQASGLTEELVRRWFSTQAPILLQGKDRGVAATEETPVAGGITPNPAPMEEGSSEPVEGEEKMEQSVCGEAKDERSVDTKAVNPEKGTD; translated from the exons ATGGCCAGCAAGAGGAAATCCACCATACCCTGTATGATCCCCCATAAGACCATGCACCTCCGGGAGGAGCTGGAGCAGGACTCATGCCTGTcagaccctctctccctcctccgaCAGGCCCGGGAACAGGGCTACCCCTCTATGGGTGTGAGCGGTAACGGGCAGAGCCCCCGGGAGCGATCCCCAGGCAaatcctccaggcctgagggggGCAATGATGTCAAAGATGGGTGTGGCACCTACACTTGCAGGCCGTGTAACTTTGAGACCCAGGACCTAAACCTGTTCCTGGACCACGTCTACAGTGGCCACCCGGACTTCAGAGCTGACCCCAGCTTCCAGTGCGTGGACTGTGGGGTGTCAGCGGCCAAGTTTGAGGGCTTGGCCCTGCACAATGCCCAGGTTCACCCCAGCACAGTGTGCACCACCCTGCAGctgaggaggagggacaggagggtggtggtggagcAGAGTCTGGTGACAGGGTCAGAGACCGGGAGGGACACAGAGATCACCATCACAAAGACCCCCATCATGAGGATGATGAAGGGGAAGTCAGAGTCCAAGAGGTTTGTGGTGTCCCATTCCTCTCCTGATGAACCCTCCCCAGACACCCTCCCCATCTCTAAGTccaaggagatggagagaaaagagaCCCCCACAGTGACGGTTACCCACGTCCCTACCATAGTGCACAACGGGATAGCCACCAAGGTCACGCTCCCCTCTGCTATCCAGATAGTGAACGGCTCGGGGGCTCTGCCCATGCTCAAGACTGCCATCACACAG GTGGTGTCAGTGGTCCAGAACAGGAACGTCTACCATCAGACAGCTCCCATCACAGTGTCCgctgccctctcctcctccacatccACCTCCTCCAAGAACATGCCCAAG GTGATGATCCCTCTGAGCAGCATCCCAACCTACAGCGCCTCCATGGACTCTTCCTCCTTCCTCAAGACGTCCTTCAGTAAGTTCCCCTATCCCACCAAGGCAGAGCTCTGCTACCTCACCGTGGTCACCAAGTTCCCAGAGGAGCAGATCAACATCTGGTTCACCGCCCAGAGACTCAAGCAGGGCATCAGCTGGTCTccagaggagatagaggaggccAGGAAGAAGATGTTCAACACCATCATACAGACATCTCCCCCTAGCACCCAGTACCAGCCATTGAGCCAGACCCACCACAGTCCAGCCCAGCACACCATCAGGgtcctgcctgcctctctggGGCCTACAGGGATCCCTCACATCCTCCAGGGTTCTCTGGTGGGTCAGGGTGGGGTGATTGTCACCCAGCCCATGATGGCCAACAGCATCCAGGTCAACAGTGCCCCCATGGCCCTGGCGGTCACACCCAAGCACCAAGCTGCAGCCCGCCCTATGATGCAGGCCCGGCCTGCTGCCGCCCTAGTGGCCGATAAGGGGATCAGCATGGTGGTGGAGAGCAGTAGTATTGGAAACAACATCATCATCAGTAGCCGTAATAGTGGAGGGAGTactagtagtatcagtagtactaGTAATAGTAGAAATGGTGCAGGGAGTACTAGTAGTACTAGTAATGGTGGAGGGAGTACtagtagtaacatcagcagtagCCGTAGTGGTTACAATAGCAGTAGTTTCAGCAGCCATGCTAGTGTTATTAACCTTAGCTTTGGCAACAACAGGGGGAACAGCATTTATAGCACTGGAAAAGTCATTAACGCCAATGGTAAAATCAACCATGCTATTGCTAATCTCAGTGGGAAAAGCAACAGCAATGCTATCAGCATGGTTAAAAGCAGCAGCACTGACAGTAggtacaacaacagcagcaaaaACAACAGCAGTACTATTGCTAAAATGATAAGTGAAAGTCAAGTAACCGCTGATATTAAAAGCACCATGGACAACAAACCCAACAGCAAAGATACTAACAGCAGCAGCTTGAGCAACAAGAAAACAATCACCACAACCAGTGGCCCCACAGCCACCCCTACTGCCATCACCACCagtaaccccaccaccaccagtaaccccaccaccaccagtaaTCCTACCagtaaccccaccaccaccaaaaCAGAGGTGGCATCTTCCCCTTCCACCAAAccttcctcctcatcttctccGGCGCAGAGCGGGAGCACAGACGCCAGTGGAACCCCCAGCTCCAGAACGCTCCCCAACACCTTCCTGGACCCCGGCTTCTACAAGAGCAAGAAGACCGTGGAGCAACTGAGCGCCCTCAAAGAGAGCTTCACCAACAACCAGTTCCCCAACCAGGAAGAGGTGGACCGTCTCATCTCCTTCACCGGCCTGACCGTGCGCGAGGTCCGTAAGTGGTTCAGTGACCGCCGCTACCACTTCCGCAACCTCAAGGGGGGGCGTTCGAGCACGGGCGGTCAGGGGGGTGCTAGCGCAACGACCACACCTGGGACGCCCCGTGGTAACAGTGCTACCCCCATGGACCTCTCGGACACTGCCACTCCCAATGAGAATATTAAAACCTCCCAGCAGGGGTTGGCAGCCCTCAGCCCCCCTCCCTCTCAGACACCCACCTCCCCCACCACCCCGTCCAGACGGCCACCCAGACCCCCCTCCCCAGACTTCACAGCCATCCGCTACAAAGAGAGGGACCCTCAGCAG GTGAGGGCGCTGGAGGCCAGCTTCAGCCAGGACCCTGACCCACCTGGAGAGGAGGTGGACCGCCTCCGGGCCGAGACCAAAATGACCCGTAGAGAGATCCACGGCTGGTTCGCTGAACGCAGGAAGAGAGTCGCTGctgagaagaagaaagaggagtTGGAGAGGGCGGAGCAAGCGGATGAGATGGAAgcaggtggaggggaggagggaggtaagaGTAAGGATGATGTCGgggtgaagaaagaggaggatggttCAGGCTCCGAGCTGAAGGTGAACCCAATTAAGATCAACCTGAAGATGCTCAAAGTGACTGAGTCAGATGGCAAACTGGAGTCTGAGGGAGGGCAGGCAGATAGCCCCACCATGCctaccctgtctccctccccagaCCCAACATCAACCCCCACCCTTACCCCTGCTCCATCCACAATTCCAAGTCTAACCCCAAAGCCATCTCCATCACCTAAACCCTCCCCCTCTACAACCCCAAAACCAGCAGCACCATCTTCCACCCCTGCCCTCAAGCCCTCCGCGtcccccaaaccctcccctatccgGGGCAAGAAGACGTTAGAGCAGCTCCACCTCTTGAAGCAGGTGTTTGTCCGGACCCAGTGGCCCAGCGCAGCCCAGTATGACGAGCTGATCTCTTCCACAGGGCTGCCCAGGCCTGAGGTAGTGCGTTGGTTCGGGGACTGTCGCTACGTGCAGAAGAACGGCCAGCTTAAGTGGCTGGAGGCCTACCAGACCATGGTCCTGAAGGAGGACTTCCAGAGGGGAGACACTCAGATGCTCAAGGCCCATCTGGAGGCCCACGGGAGTCTGGAGGAAGAACAG GTGTTGGAGCTGGCCCAGGCTAGTGGGCTGACCGAAGAGCTGGTACGACGCTGGTTCTCTACCCAGGCTCCTATACTGCTGCAGGGGAAGGACAGGGGTGTTGCAGCCACAGAGGAGACACCCGTGGCAGGGGGAATAACACCCAACCCAGCACCCATGGAGGAAGGATCGTCAGAGCCGGTTGAAGGTGAGGAGAAGATGGAACAGTCGGTGTGTGGAGAAGCGAAAGATGAGAGGAGCGTGGACACCAAGGCTGTGAATCCTGAAAAAG GAACAGACTGA